A stretch of the Corylus avellana chromosome ca6, CavTom2PMs-1.0 genome encodes the following:
- the LOC132184051 gene encoding membrane-associated progesterone-binding protein 4 → MAAKILGMSPFLLGITTVMMAVIAVLLFRFSPKPNSHSPQRLFTVEELALYNGGDGGLPILLGILGSVFDVTKGKSHYGPGGGYNHFAGRDASRAFVSGNFTGDGLTDSLLGLSSTEVKSVVGWRDFYFRSYTFIGKLVGRYYDSQGNATKYLKGVEAKAARGAQLLEKQKIEEAKQPSCNSRWSQDDGGEVWCDVGVPRLVQRPLEIALTGKMSKRCACFKEDQLDQPGLEVYDGCGLLAKTCRV, encoded by the exons ATGGCGGCGAAGATTTTGGGAATGTCCCCTTTTTTGTTGGGGATTACTACGGTTATGATGGCCGTCATCGCTGTTCTTCTCTTCAGATTTTCACCTAAACCCAATTCTCACTCCCCCCAG AGACTGTTTACTGTTGAAGAATTGGCCTTGTACAATGGGGGTGATGGAGGGTTACCCATCCTTTTAGGAATTCTTGg GTCTGTGTTTGATGTAACAAAAGGAAAATCTCACTACGGCCCGGGAGGGGGTTACAATCATTTTGCTGGAAG AGACGCTTCTCGAGCATTTGTTTCAGGAAACTTTACAG GAGATGGACTTACAGACTCATTGCTTGGGTTATCCAGCACTGAg GTGAAGAGTGTTGTTGGATGGCGGGATTTCTACTTTAGAAGCTACAC ATTTATTGGCAAGCTAGTAGGACGTTATTATGATAGCCAAGGAAATGCCACAAAATATTTGAAAGGAGTTGAAGCAAAGGCTGCAAGAGGTGCACAGCTTTTGGAGAAGCAGAAGATTGAAGAAGCTAAACAACCTAGTTGCAATTCAAGGTGGAGCCAAGATGATGGTGGAGAG GTTTGGTGTGATGTTGGTGTCCCAAGGTTAGTTCAGAGGCCTCTGGAAATTGCTTTGACTGGAAAGATGAGCAAGCGCTGTGCTTGCTTTAAAGAAGATCAACTTGACCAGCCAGGTTTGGAAGTTTACGATGGATGTGGCCTCCTTGCCAAGACTTGCCGTGTTTAA